Proteins from one Coregonus clupeaformis isolate EN_2021a chromosome 29, ASM2061545v1, whole genome shotgun sequence genomic window:
- the LOC121585504 gene encoding tumor necrosis factor receptor superfamily member 5-like, with translation MAVEQFFVAALMLSAHLAFSYPLTTETYYMDAGRQCRLCPPGHYQRSCSECSPCRDGSYTTRLNAESSCHSCFKDCKRDLHLVEVEPCTSVSNARCRCEAGFTCTDQDGQTGNCRDCEMIPQLLPPSNVVGIRNNQTGTSSEHSRTSSSAGRCQPPHCDTPGSPVSQAGNATHHTTADTSKHLAAILCPMVVIGILAVIILLCIRRPGDEACFKQALKFCNKGVREASPNKTKEPTVKHQTVDPPPLTAANMGPVHVHNAGTVIFSLLNQFTGMGGGTEERGQKERDEEGEGCPAHPTPSPNIHLSQEERNGEMDCVFFPSQEQGKDSHISKEEVL, from the exons ATGGCAGTGGAACAGTTCTTTGTGGCTGCGCTGATGTTGTCTGCACACCTAGCATTCTCATATCCTCTG ACTACAGAGACATATTACATGGATGCAGGGAGACAGTGCAGACTGTGTCCGCCAG gtCATTATCAGAGGTCCTGTTCAGAGTGCTCTCCCTGTCGTGATGGTTCCTACACAACACGATTGAACGCTGAGTCCAGTTGTCATTCCTGCTTCAAAGACTGCAAACGTG ATTTGCACCTGGTGGAGGTTGAGCCGTGCACTTCTGTATCGAACGCTAGATGTCGCTGTGAGGCTGGTTTTACCTGCACCGACCAAGACGGCCAGACAGGAAATTGTAGAGACTGTGAGATGATCCCTCAGCTGCTGCCACCTAGCAatg TAGTGGGCATCAGAAACAACCAGACAGGAACTTCCTCTGAACACAGCAGGACTTCCTCTTCCGCTGGACGCTGTCAACCTCCCCA CTGTGACACTCCAGGATCACCAGTCTCACAAGCAGGCAACGCCACACATCACacaacag CTGACACCAGCAAACACctggcagccattttgtgtcCTATGGTGGTCATTGGAATCCTAGCCGTTATCATTCTGTTATGTATCCGTCGCCCAGGAGATGAAGCCTGTTTCAAACAAG CTCTCAAGTTCTGTAACAAG GGAGTAAGAGAAGCGTCGCCTAACAAGACCAAAGAGCCAAC TGTTAAGCACCAGACAGTGGACCCACCACCCCTTACAGCAGCAAATATGG gcCCGGTCCATGTCCACAATGCTGGAACAGTCATCTTCAGTTTACTCAACCAGTTCACTGGTATGGGTGGAGGGACGGAAGAGAGAGggcagaaagagagggatgaggaaggAGAAGGATGTCCGGCCCACCCCACACCCTCCCCTAACATCCATCTATCccaggaggagaggaatggagagatggactGTGTATTCTTCCCTTCACAGGAACAAGGGAAGGACAGTCACATTTCCAAAGAGGAGGTGCTATGA